One Nocardioides luti DNA window includes the following coding sequences:
- a CDS encoding phosphotransferase: MSQPHAELEALLDRIPVLQGHPRTVVELPGGLTNQNLHVTTPVGDHVVRRFRGDAALLGIDRDAEHLNTLAAAAAGVGAPVVDYRPDLGVLVIAYLDGMTFDNASFAVPGNVPRVAEACRRLHAGPRFHGDFDMVRRRTAYRRTVAERGYALFAGYDDHEAAWQRVAAALAVDAPTSVPCNNDLLAGNIVDDGSRLWLIDYEYSGNNDPAFELGNTATECELDDDQVAELTACYFGRETRRDLARVRLQALASQYGWSLWGAIQASASDLDFDFLAWGQERFDKAAATFRSPDLERLLEEVTSGG; this comes from the coding sequence GTGTCCCAGCCGCACGCCGAGCTGGAGGCCCTGCTGGACCGGATCCCGGTCCTGCAGGGCCATCCACGCACCGTGGTCGAGCTCCCCGGCGGCCTCACGAACCAGAACCTCCACGTCACCACGCCCGTCGGCGACCACGTCGTACGCCGCTTCCGCGGCGACGCCGCGCTGCTCGGGATCGACCGCGACGCCGAGCACCTCAACACGCTCGCCGCCGCGGCGGCCGGCGTCGGGGCGCCCGTCGTGGACTACCGCCCGGACCTCGGGGTCCTCGTGATCGCCTACCTCGACGGGATGACGTTCGACAACGCCAGCTTCGCGGTGCCGGGCAACGTCCCGCGGGTGGCCGAGGCCTGCCGGCGCCTGCACGCGGGTCCGCGCTTCCACGGCGACTTCGACATGGTGCGGCGCCGCACGGCCTACCGGCGCACCGTCGCCGAGCGCGGCTACGCGCTCTTCGCGGGGTACGACGACCACGAGGCGGCCTGGCAGCGGGTCGCGGCGGCTCTCGCCGTGGACGCACCGACGAGCGTGCCGTGCAACAACGACCTGCTCGCCGGCAACATCGTCGACGACGGGAGCAGGCTCTGGCTGATCGACTACGAGTACAGCGGCAACAACGACCCCGCCTTCGAGCTGGGCAACACGGCCACCGAGTGCGAGCTGGACGACGACCAGGTGGCCGAGCTGACCGCCTGCTACTTCGGCCGCGAGACCCGCCGGGACCTGGCCCGGGTCCGGCTCCAGGCGCTCGCGTCGCAGTACGGCTGGTCGCTGTGGGGCGCGATCCAGGCGTCGGCCAGCGACCTGGACTTCGACTTCCTCGCGTGGGGGCAGGAGCGCTTCGACAAGGCCGCCGCGACCTTCCGCAGCCCCGACCTCGAACGGCTCCTGGAAGAGGTGACCTCCGGTGGTTGA
- a CDS encoding amino acid permease: MPEATEPKELSEDEKHLARLGYSQELNRTWSSFSNFAISFSIISILAGCFTTFYQGWNNGGPIAISWGWPIISLFILIIGFTMSELVSAYPTSGGIYWWAAKMGGPAAGFFTGWLNLIGLLAVTASVAYGAATFVDLTLTTVSSGWADGYSLTRIYVIFLIILVIAAGLNVFGGHLMAIVNNISVWWHVAGAAIVILVLVFIPDTHQALSWVFTHEVNNSGFNDNQTSGLKFWFLVLPLGLLLTQYTITGFDASAHLSEETSAASEAAAKGIWRSIAYSAIGGYVLLLAFLFAVQDPEGVSAGGGSVDVIFGQALPEGWHFLVLLISTAGQLFCTAACMTSCSRMTFAFSRDGAIPGSKIWSKVNPKTKVPTNAVLLCAVVGAVITAPALVSVNGLPVAFLAVVSVAVIGLYLAFAVPIFLRWRLGDDFEPGSWHNGRKYKWMNLIAVAEIAVISVYFILPFTPTGVPGNADFAWSSVNYAPILTFGTLIVLAIWWQVSAKKWFTGPKHTIDETVLEAFDS, encoded by the coding sequence ATGCCCGAAGCAACCGAACCGAAAGAGCTGTCCGAGGACGAGAAGCACCTCGCCCGTCTCGGCTACTCGCAGGAGCTCAACCGCACCTGGTCGAGCTTCTCCAACTTCGCCATCTCGTTCTCGATCATCTCGATCCTGGCGGGCTGCTTCACGACCTTCTACCAGGGCTGGAACAACGGCGGACCGATCGCCATCTCCTGGGGCTGGCCGATCATCTCGCTGTTCATCCTGATCATCGGCTTCACGATGTCGGAGCTCGTGTCGGCGTACCCGACCTCGGGCGGCATCTACTGGTGGGCGGCCAAGATGGGCGGTCCGGCGGCCGGGTTCTTCACCGGCTGGCTCAACCTCATCGGGCTGCTCGCGGTCACCGCGTCGGTGGCGTACGGCGCCGCGACGTTCGTCGACCTGACGCTGACGACGGTCTCCTCGGGCTGGGCCGACGGCTACAGCCTGACCCGGATCTACGTCATCTTCCTGATCATCCTGGTCATCGCCGCGGGCCTGAACGTGTTCGGCGGGCACCTGATGGCGATCGTCAACAACATCTCCGTGTGGTGGCACGTCGCCGGCGCCGCGATCGTGATCCTGGTCCTGGTGTTCATCCCGGACACCCACCAGGCGCTCAGCTGGGTGTTCACCCACGAGGTCAACAACTCCGGCTTCAACGACAACCAGACCTCCGGGCTGAAGTTCTGGTTCCTCGTGCTGCCGCTCGGGCTGCTGCTGACGCAGTACACCATCACCGGCTTCGACGCCTCCGCCCACCTGTCCGAGGAGACCTCGGCCGCCTCGGAGGCCGCCGCCAAGGGCATCTGGCGCTCCATCGCCTACTCCGCGATCGGCGGCTACGTCCTGCTGCTCGCCTTCCTGTTCGCGGTCCAGGACCCCGAGGGCGTCTCCGCCGGCGGCGGCAGCGTCGACGTGATCTTCGGCCAGGCGCTGCCCGAGGGCTGGCACTTCCTGGTGCTGCTCATCTCCACGGCCGGCCAGCTCTTCTGCACCGCCGCCTGCATGACCAGCTGCTCGCGGATGACCTTCGCCTTCAGCCGGGACGGCGCGATCCCCGGCTCGAAGATCTGGTCGAAGGTCAACCCGAAGACGAAGGTCCCCACCAACGCCGTCCTGCTCTGCGCGGTCGTCGGCGCGGTCATCACCGCCCCGGCCCTCGTCAGCGTGAACGGGCTCCCGGTCGCCTTCCTCGCGGTCGTCTCGGTCGCGGTCATCGGGCTCTACCTCGCCTTCGCGGTGCCGATCTTCCTGCGCTGGCGGCTCGGCGACGACTTCGAGCCCGGCTCGTGGCACAACGGCCGCAAGTACAAGTGGATGAACCTCATCGCGGTCGCCGAGATCGCCGTCATCTCCGTCTACTTCATCCTGCCGTTCACGCCGACCGGCGTGCCCGGCAACGCCGACTTCGCCTGGAGCAGCGTGAACTACGCGCCGATCCTGACGTTCGGCACGTTGATCGTCCTCGCCATCTGGTGGCAGGTGTCGGCCAAGAAGTGGTTCACCGGCCCCAAGCACACCATCGACGAGACCGTCCTCGAGGCGTTCGACAGCTGA
- a CDS encoding FadR/GntR family transcriptional regulator: protein MTASPAPDAAPPAGVHDLREAVLRPVRGHHAFEACVEQLATTIRLGVYPLGSTLPPERDLAARLHVSRATLREAMAALREAGLVETRRGRGGGTVVTLKPRSPSARAAARTSAARRQDWLDALDYRRIVEPGAAHLAARVTLDDARRSQLEEAHLAVAAARRPAEHRQADSRFHLTLAALTGSPRVVEAVTAVQSTLHEMLLAIPVLEANIAHSDRQHAAVVRAVLRGDAERARVAMEEHCDDTAALLRGLVG, encoded by the coding sequence ATGACGGCCTCCCCGGCCCCCGACGCCGCACCTCCGGCCGGGGTGCACGACCTGCGGGAGGCCGTGCTCCGCCCGGTGCGCGGGCACCACGCCTTCGAGGCCTGCGTCGAGCAGCTCGCCACCACCATCCGGCTCGGGGTCTACCCGCTCGGCTCGACGCTGCCCCCCGAGCGCGACCTCGCGGCCCGGCTGCACGTCTCGCGAGCCACGCTGCGCGAGGCGATGGCGGCACTGCGCGAGGCCGGGCTCGTCGAGACCCGACGTGGCCGGGGCGGCGGCACGGTCGTCACGCTGAAGCCGCGGTCGCCCTCGGCCCGGGCGGCCGCGCGGACCTCCGCCGCACGACGCCAGGACTGGCTCGACGCCCTCGACTACCGGCGCATCGTCGAGCCGGGTGCCGCGCACCTCGCCGCCCGGGTGACGCTCGACGACGCACGGCGCAGCCAGCTGGAGGAGGCCCACCTGGCCGTCGCGGCCGCCCGCCGGCCCGCCGAGCACCGGCAGGCCGACTCGCGCTTCCACCTCACGCTCGCCGCCCTCACCGGCTCGCCGCGCGTCGTCGAGGCGGTCACCGCCGTGCAGTCGACGCTGCACGAGATGCTCCTCGCCATCCCGGTCCTCGAGGCCAACATCGCCCACTCCGACCGGCAGCACGCCGCCGTCGTCCGCGCCGTCCTCCGCGGCGACGCGGAGCGCGCCCGCGTGGCGATGGAGGAGCACTGCGACGACACCGCCGCACTGCTCCGCGGTCTCGTCGGCTGA